A region of Halobellus limi DNA encodes the following proteins:
- a CDS encoding alpha/beta hydrolase family protein, translating into MIADFLAKLPPEVRDRLPDKLPGVRDRVHSTESVTYAFDLNTLDYFFSILLSFQTYGGSEVGESFTVASRIDETDLDTWESEWQALAERVETRANKCLNDGHEVSAAEHYFRAYTYRRASVGLCDPQSDSEFKTGYERGRECFNTAVDCVDDPIDRVAIPFENAELPGYFLPAEGTAEQTKTLVMLGGGDTFVEDTYFMIAPAARKRDYNLLLVDLPGQGILPDEGLTFRPDAERPFGAVLDWLTDRPEVDPTRLGAFGVSFGGYLVPRAAAHDDRINACVANSIILDFADVWLANNAQWLARLEDTPVMDLLPRIARPDLRLVLELMDQYMWRFGADSIEELLAVSEEFTIDPSAIDCPTLLISGEQEYEDHEVFGPWQDEALSAIDHPDADLEVLPTDLGASSHMGAGNLTLMNQIVFDWLDDVLA; encoded by the coding sequence ATGATAGCCGACTTTCTCGCGAAACTGCCGCCCGAAGTGCGTGATCGATTGCCCGACAAACTCCCTGGCGTGAGAGATCGGGTACACAGTACGGAGTCGGTGACGTATGCGTTCGACCTGAACACGCTCGACTACTTTTTCTCGATTCTGCTGAGCTTTCAGACGTACGGTGGGAGTGAGGTCGGCGAGTCTTTCACCGTCGCCTCCCGTATTGATGAAACAGACCTCGATACCTGGGAAAGTGAGTGGCAGGCGTTGGCAGAGCGCGTTGAGACGCGGGCCAACAAGTGTCTCAACGACGGGCACGAGGTGAGTGCTGCTGAACACTACTTCAGAGCCTACACGTATCGCCGGGCGTCGGTCGGGCTATGCGATCCGCAGTCCGATTCAGAGTTCAAGACGGGATACGAGCGGGGCCGCGAGTGTTTCAACACGGCAGTCGACTGTGTCGACGACCCGATCGACCGTGTTGCGATCCCATTCGAGAACGCGGAGCTGCCCGGTTACTTTCTCCCTGCCGAGGGAACTGCCGAGCAGACGAAGACACTCGTCATGCTCGGCGGGGGCGACACGTTCGTGGAGGACACGTACTTCATGATCGCACCTGCGGCACGGAAGCGTGACTACAACCTGCTCCTCGTCGATCTCCCTGGGCAGGGCATCCTCCCCGATGAGGGGCTGACGTTTCGCCCCGACGCTGAACGACCGTTCGGTGCAGTGCTGGATTGGCTTACCGATCGCCCCGAGGTGGACCCCACTCGACTCGGCGCCTTCGGCGTCAGCTTCGGGGGCTATCTCGTCCCGAGAGCGGCTGCACACGACGACCGCATCAACGCCTGTGTCGCGAACAGCATCATTCTCGACTTCGCAGACGTCTGGCTCGCGAACAATGCGCAGTGGCTCGCCCGACTGGAGGACACACCCGTCATGGACCTCCTCCCACGTATCGCGAGACCGGACCTCAGGCTCGTCCTTGAGTTGATGGATCAGTACATGTGGCGCTTCGGGGCAGATTCGATCGAAGAATTGCTCGCTGTCTCTGAGGAGTTCACTATCGATCCCAGTGCAATCGACTGTCCGACGCTCCTGATCTCCGGCGAACAGGAGTACGAAGACCACGAGGTCTTCGGCCCTTGGCAGGACGAGGCACTCTCGGCGATCGATCACCCGGACGCCGATCTGGAGGTCCTTCCGACTGACCTGGGTGCGAGTTCACACATGGGAGCCGGGAACCTCACCTTGATGAATCAGATCGTGTTCGACTGGCTCGACGACGTACTCGCCTGA
- a CDS encoding CPBP family intramembrane glutamic endopeptidase — protein MIREVVERRRLTSFFLLAYALAWGVEAVPDVVGMTQPSWTSWFFAGFLSALAPSVAAAIVVWASDESVRGWFRSVAKVRVHWRWYVAAIAVPFLIVYAAGVVSWAIGGPIDWSAFEVSPTTIVFGIVIGTLLGGGQEEFGWRGFAQPELQERYGAFRAAIVVGVFWGLWHLPQFLPGGFRADWGPLMVESYFVGIIGFSVLLAWVFNGSGGSAWLAMVMHGADNATQGRLPIDLSIVAPDGVLLPSTLVTINVPHAILTWLIALIIVGVVGTALYRDRVRGHIAGISPAPGGD, from the coding sequence ATGATCAGAGAAGTCGTGGAAAGGCGGCGTCTCACCTCGTTTTTCCTCCTCGCATATGCTCTGGCGTGGGGCGTCGAAGCGGTTCCCGACGTTGTCGGGATGACCCAGCCGTCGTGGACGAGCTGGTTCTTCGCCGGCTTCCTGAGCGCGCTCGCACCGTCGGTCGCAGCCGCAATCGTCGTCTGGGCCAGCGACGAGAGCGTCCGCGGCTGGTTCAGGAGCGTCGCGAAAGTCCGCGTCCACTGGAGGTGGTACGTGGCAGCTATCGCCGTCCCGTTCCTCATCGTCTACGCGGCCGGTGTCGTCTCGTGGGCGATCGGTGGCCCCATCGACTGGTCGGCGTTTGAGGTCAGCCCGACGACCATCGTCTTCGGCATCGTCATCGGGACGCTGCTCGGCGGCGGACAGGAGGAGTTCGGCTGGCGCGGGTTCGCCCAGCCCGAATTGCAGGAACGCTACGGCGCCTTCCGGGCCGCCATCGTCGTCGGCGTCTTCTGGGGCCTCTGGCACCTGCCACAGTTCCTGCCCGGGGGCTTCCGCGCCGACTGGGGACCGCTGATGGTCGAGTCGTACTTCGTCGGTATCATCGGATTTTCGGTGTTGCTGGCGTGGGTGTTCAACGGCTCGGGCGGGAGCGCGTGGCTCGCGATGGTGATGCACGGGGCCGACAACGCCACGCAGGGACGGCTCCCGATCGACCTCTCGATCGTCGCGCCCGACGGCGTCTTGCTCCCGTCGACGCTCGTCACGATCAACGTCCCCCACGCCATCCTGACCTGGCTGATCGCGCTGATCATCGTCGGTGTGGTCGGGACAGCCCTCTATCGCGACCGGGTTCGTGGGCATATTGCTGGAATCTCCCCCGCACCGGGAGGTGACTGA
- a CDS encoding CPBP family intramembrane glutamic endopeptidase encodes MLALLKNLLWNDGTHRLRLPWRLLVWLGLLVSLGLLAQILIVLIRSPSAEPLLVLVTPGLSPDRALIAVLNVVFLASQLVVMVGSVYVAGRYLDRRQFRDFGFHLDRQWWIDLSFRLALGAVLMTGIFLFELLVGWVTIRDLVFVARAESPFWPWFLWAFVSFVAVGIYEELLFRGYLITNLAEGLTWSEQVGRATAVGLAVLVTSLFFGVAHAGNPNATLASTAGIVVAVLMLAGGYVLTGELAIPIGIHITWNFFQGPVYGFPVSGTNGGVALVATEQSGPTVLTGGNFGPEAGIIGLVAAGIGLVLVALWVRWRDGRLRFPTELTTPERR; translated from the coding sequence ATGCTCGCTCTCCTCAAGAACCTCCTCTGGAACGACGGGACGCACCGTCTCCGACTCCCGTGGCGACTGCTCGTGTGGCTGGGTCTGCTCGTCAGCCTCGGTCTCCTGGCGCAGATTCTCATCGTCCTGATTCGGAGTCCGTCAGCGGAACCACTGCTCGTCCTCGTCACGCCGGGACTGTCACCCGACCGGGCACTAATCGCCGTCCTCAACGTCGTCTTCCTCGCCTCGCAGCTGGTGGTGATGGTCGGAAGCGTGTACGTCGCCGGGCGATACCTTGACCGCCGGCAGTTCCGGGACTTCGGCTTCCACCTCGACCGCCAGTGGTGGATCGACCTCAGCTTCAGACTCGCGCTCGGGGCCGTTCTGATGACGGGCATCTTCCTCTTCGAGTTGCTGGTCGGCTGGGTCACGATTCGAGATCTCGTTTTCGTCGCTCGCGCCGAATCCCCATTCTGGCCGTGGTTTCTCTGGGCGTTCGTCTCGTTTGTCGCCGTGGGTATCTACGAGGAACTCCTCTTTCGCGGGTATCTCATCACGAACCTCGCGGAGGGTCTCACGTGGTCCGAGCAGGTCGGACGGGCAACCGCGGTCGGCCTCGCAGTGCTCGTAACCTCGCTTTTTTTCGGCGTCGCCCATGCCGGGAATCCGAACGCGACGCTGGCGAGTACGGCTGGCATCGTCGTCGCTGTACTCATGCTCGCGGGTGGGTATGTCCTGACCGGTGAACTGGCGATCCCAATCGGCATCCACATCACCTGGAACTTCTTCCAGGGGCCGGTCTACGGCTTCCCCGTTAGCGGGACGAACGGCGGTGTCGCGCTCGTCGCGACCGAGCAGTCGGGCCCGACCGTTCTCACCGGCGGGAACTTCGGCCCCGAAGCCGGCATCATTGGCCTCGTCGCCGCCGGTATCGGCCTCGTGCTCGTCGCTCTTTGGGTCAGGTGGCGTGACGGCCGCCTCCGGTTTCCAACCGAACTCACGACGCCCGAACGACGATGA
- a CDS encoding CPBP family intramembrane glutamic endopeptidase, translated as MTDRIRTLARLSTPWGFPVLYLGWAYLFWAPIFGSNTSVWEGTNLILFLVGGASPLLAGLTMAWLTGGKERVGDLGRRLVDVRRISVQWWVVILVFWPVFNLVTAGAAIALGVTDRPITVVWTVLTDPATLGFMLALGLLFPAIEETGLRGYYLDRLQERFSPLVAGVINGSTWAAWHAAFVFFPGYYANTSYDPQLWWWLPSIVLHTLVFVWIYNNTDRSILAVLLIHSVMNLSGEFLGLADEMFPFQLPALALVVIVLVASGRLSKTSVSRESEADTRQIA; from the coding sequence ATGACTGATCGGATAAGAACGCTGGCACGGTTGAGCACACCGTGGGGGTTCCCCGTCCTCTATCTCGGGTGGGCGTACCTGTTCTGGGCCCCAATCTTCGGCTCGAACACGTCCGTCTGGGAAGGGACCAACCTGATCCTGTTTCTCGTCGGTGGGGCGAGTCCGCTGCTCGCCGGTCTCACGATGGCCTGGCTCACCGGTGGCAAGGAACGGGTCGGTGACCTGGGTCGACGGCTCGTCGACGTGCGGCGGATCTCCGTGCAGTGGTGGGTCGTCATCTTGGTATTCTGGCCGGTCTTCAATCTCGTCACCGCCGGGGCTGCAATCGCGCTGGGCGTCACCGACCGACCGATCACCGTCGTCTGGACAGTCCTGACCGACCCCGCGACACTCGGGTTCATGCTGGCACTCGGCCTGCTGTTCCCGGCCATCGAGGAGACCGGACTCCGGGGCTACTACCTCGATAGACTCCAGGAACGCTTCAGTCCGCTCGTCGCCGGCGTCATCAACGGGAGCACGTGGGCCGCCTGGCACGCTGCATTCGTCTTCTTTCCGGGCTACTACGCGAACACCAGCTACGATCCCCAGTTGTGGTGGTGGCTGCCGAGTATCGTCCTGCACACGCTCGTTTTCGTCTGGATCTACAACAACACGGACCGGAGTATCCTCGCGGTCCTGCTGATACACTCGGTGATGAACCTGAGCGGCGAGTTCCTGGGGCTCGCCGACGAGATGTTCCCGTTCCAGCTCCCGGCGCTCGCACTCGTAGTCATCGTCCTAGTGGCGAGCGGGCGGCTCTCGAAAACGTCCGTCAGTCGAGAATCGGAAGCGGATACCCGACAGATAGCGTAA
- a CDS encoding type II CAAX endopeptidase family protein → MRQQFRELVDAHPVATFFALAYAISWLAWLGPVLGLAEPIRTLGFIVGGYGPALAALVVVWVGSDSVRAWARQIVDWRVAPRWYVAALTIPLVLIALTSVGLELVGTSVDPGLLSDRVSLVIVSFVSIALVGGGNEEPGWRGLALPKLQERYAPVSATLILGVVWALWHLPLLATGPTTFHGLAEFVDIAPSIGVRILNIVGIAFILTWIYNETGSVLLAILAHTGFNTANSTLVPLPLDFISAGDSTTILVVTTVAVWGIVAVLFIATRGQFGYETGTDTATTQTPGHSSGVQ, encoded by the coding sequence ATGAGACAGCAGTTTCGCGAACTCGTCGACGCCCATCCCGTCGCGACGTTCTTCGCGCTCGCCTACGCCATCTCCTGGCTGGCGTGGCTCGGTCCGGTCCTCGGACTGGCCGAGCCGATACGGACGCTCGGATTCATCGTCGGGGGCTACGGCCCGGCGCTCGCGGCCCTCGTCGTCGTGTGGGTGGGAAGCGACTCAGTCCGGGCGTGGGCACGCCAGATCGTCGACTGGCGCGTCGCGCCGCGGTGGTACGTCGCCGCGCTCACCATCCCGCTCGTACTCATCGCACTGACCAGCGTGGGCCTCGAACTCGTCGGCACGTCCGTCGATCCCGGACTCCTCTCTGATCGCGTCTCGCTCGTGATCGTTTCCTTCGTCAGCATCGCACTCGTCGGCGGCGGCAACGAAGAACCTGGCTGGCGAGGGCTCGCACTCCCGAAACTCCAGGAGCGATACGCACCGGTGTCTGCGACCCTCATTCTCGGCGTGGTCTGGGCGCTCTGGCACCTCCCGCTGCTGGCGACCGGTCCCACGACGTTCCACGGACTCGCTGAGTTCGTCGACATAGCGCCGTCGATCGGGGTTCGCATCCTGAACATCGTCGGGATCGCGTTCATCCTGACGTGGATCTACAACGAGACCGGGAGCGTGCTGCTCGCAATCCTCGCACACACCGGGTTCAACACGGCCAACAGTACGCTCGTCCCGCTCCCACTCGACTTCATCAGCGCCGGCGACTCCACGACGATCCTCGTCGTCACGACAGTCGCTGTCTGGGGGATTGTCGCCGTGCTGTTCATCGCCACTCGCGGTCAGTTCGGGTACGAGACCGGGACCGATACAGCAACGACGCAGACTCCCGGTCACAGTTCGGGGGTCCAATGA
- a CDS encoding serine hydrolase domain-containing protein — protein MFERRIRLLGAVALVVTLLSAPLVATATPVPDSTATPPAHVSTPTEQVALTNQTETGAWLDETMAHQLEEYNVPGAAVVIVSDGEVVLAKGYGYAALDSQRPVDANETVFSVGSTGKLVTWTAVMQGVEDGRLERDRDVNEYLTDSAVTVPDTDDEPITLNHLATHSAGFEDIFRGMVTDDPDEIRPMDEILAAHRPARVRPPGQFVAYSNYGTALAGHVLAEQSNANFTELVDERIFTPLGMADTTYAQPLPARLEPRRAIGYTHQNGEYQAHDPVIWTLPPEGGSLRTTPIDMGQFMLAHLNEGEYGSERILEAETVREMHQRQFTKSEAVPELNGMAYGFIEMDRNDETIVGHWGDTPRFKSLLALYPERDTGLFVVYNSPGGGPARFELLQAFTDRYYPRSDTPVVEPPDGAAERARDLTGDYRSLTVSASSWERVLGVMTRTYTVGATEEGYLTTSRLGEPTRRWVERRQGVYEEVGGSDTLVFRFDEDGRATHMFRHAFGPATYERVPWYESLTVLQAVLGGGVVAFLSVLLLWVGGPVWRRWRGGDLPTGRERAARWLLGVVSLLWLAVLVIFLLAWINFDAEAASPSFALQTGKVLRWIALAGTVGAVVATGFAWRDGFWTRWARLHFSVVTALALLFAWQLSLLGILPL, from the coding sequence ATGTTCGAGCGACGAATACGTCTCCTCGGCGCGGTCGCACTCGTCGTCACACTCCTGAGCGCGCCGCTCGTCGCGACAGCCACTCCGGTTCCCGACTCGACTGCGACGCCGCCAGCCCACGTATCCACACCGACCGAGCAGGTCGCCCTGACGAACCAGACGGAGACCGGGGCGTGGCTCGACGAGACGATGGCCCACCAACTGGAGGAGTACAACGTCCCGGGCGCGGCCGTCGTCATCGTCAGCGACGGCGAGGTGGTTCTCGCGAAGGGGTACGGGTACGCAGCTCTCGATTCTCAGCGACCCGTCGACGCCAACGAGACGGTGTTCAGCGTCGGCTCGACCGGCAAACTCGTCACGTGGACGGCCGTGATGCAGGGCGTCGAGGACGGACGGCTCGAACGCGACCGCGACGTGAACGAGTACCTGACCGACTCGGCAGTCACGGTCCCGGACACCGACGACGAGCCGATTACGTTGAATCACCTCGCCACCCACTCGGCGGGCTTCGAGGACATCTTCAGGGGGATGGTCACGGACGACCCCGACGAGATACGGCCGATGGATGAGATTCTCGCCGCGCACCGGCCGGCACGCGTCAGGCCGCCGGGCCAGTTCGTCGCGTACTCGAACTACGGGACGGCCCTGGCCGGACACGTGCTCGCCGAGCAGTCCAACGCGAATTTCACCGAACTGGTCGACGAGCGCATCTTCACGCCCCTCGGGATGGCCGACACGACCTACGCCCAACCGCTTCCCGCCCGACTGGAGCCTCGCCGCGCCATCGGATACACGCACCAGAACGGCGAGTACCAGGCTCACGACCCCGTGATCTGGACACTGCCGCCCGAGGGTGGGTCGCTCCGCACGACCCCCATTGACATGGGGCAGTTCATGCTCGCCCACCTGAACGAGGGCGAATACGGCTCGGAACGCATTCTCGAGGCCGAGACGGTCCGTGAGATGCACCAGCGACAGTTCACGAAGTCCGAAGCGGTCCCGGAACTAAACGGGATGGCCTACGGCTTCATAGAGATGGACCGCAACGACGAGACGATCGTCGGCCACTGGGGCGACACGCCCCGCTTCAAGAGCCTGCTAGCGCTCTACCCCGAGCGCGACACCGGCCTGTTCGTTGTCTACAACAGTCCCGGCGGCGGTCCCGCCCGGTTCGAACTCCTCCAGGCGTTCACGGACCGGTATTACCCGCGGTCGGATACGCCAGTTGTGGAACCACCGGACGGTGCCGCGGAGCGAGCGCGCGACCTGACGGGTGACTACCGCTCGCTGACAGTGTCTGCGTCCTCCTGGGAGCGCGTTCTCGGCGTGATGACACGGACCTACACCGTCGGAGCCACCGAAGAGGGGTACCTGACCACCAGTCGCCTCGGCGAACCCACTCGCAGATGGGTCGAACGCCGTCAAGGGGTGTATGAGGAGGTCGGCGGGAGCGACACGCTGGTCTTCCGGTTCGACGAGGATGGCCGCGCGACCCACATGTTCCGACACGCCTTCGGGCCCGCCACCTACGAACGCGTCCCGTGGTACGAGAGTCTCACGGTGCTCCAGGCTGTCCTCGGCGGGGGCGTTGTGGCCTTCCTCTCCGTCCTGTTGCTCTGGGTCGGTGGTCCGGTGTGGCGACGATGGCGAGGCGGTGACCTCCCGACCGGCCGCGAGCGGGCGGCCCGCTGGCTGCTCGGCGTGGTGAGTCTGCTCTGGCTGGCAGTGCTGGTCATCTTCCTGCTGGCCTGGATCAACTTCGACGCCGAAGCCGCCTCGCCGTCGTTCGCACTCCAGACCGGCAAGGTCCTCAGATGGATCGCCCTCGCTGGGACGGTCGGTGCCGTCGTCGCGACCGGGTTCGCGTGGCGCGACGGCTTCTGGACTCGCTGGGCCCGGCTCCACTTTTCTGTGGTGACGGCGCTCGCACTCCTGTTCGCCTGGCAACTGTCCCTGCTCGGGATTCTACCACTGTAA
- a CDS encoding PH domain-containing protein, giving the protein MRPQNEWFQPEQLRRYYFTFEVIALAIVLAVAGLLAVTGVLFEMNPLVPLVGAAIALVAFGYLTWWIPAFYRTAGYRFTDDEVEYRRGVFFQQKTTVPYNRITNVGISQGPIERFVNAGAVGIHTAGYGGQMGAELTIGGVSDFEDIQEQILDRVRERPAKATEGEDTVETVESRTDEGEESTEMLGELRRIRELLEQGRTA; this is encoded by the coding sequence ATGAGACCCCAGAACGAGTGGTTCCAGCCCGAACAGTTACGCCGCTACTACTTCACGTTCGAGGTCATCGCGCTCGCGATTGTACTGGCCGTCGCCGGTCTCCTCGCCGTCACTGGTGTTCTCTTCGAGATGAACCCGCTGGTACCGCTGGTCGGGGCCGCGATCGCGCTGGTCGCCTTCGGCTACCTGACGTGGTGGATTCCGGCGTTCTACCGGACCGCTGGCTACCGCTTTACCGACGACGAGGTCGAGTACCGCCGTGGTGTCTTCTTCCAGCAGAAGACCACGGTGCCGTACAACCGGATCACGAACGTCGGCATCTCGCAGGGCCCCATCGAGCGCTTCGTGAACGCCGGGGCCGTCGGTATCCACACCGCGGGGTACGGTGGCCAGATGGGTGCCGAACTGACCATCGGCGGCGTCAGTGACTTCGAGGACATCCAGGAACAGATTCTGGACCGGGTCAGAGAGCGGCCCGCGAAGGCGACCGAAGGCGAAGACACCGTGGAAACAGTCGAGTCCCGGACAGACGAGGGTGAGGAGTCCACCGAGATGCTGGGCGAACTCCGCCGCATCCGGGAGCTCCTCGAGCAGGGGCGAACCGCGTAG
- a CDS encoding DUF998 domain-containing protein codes for MTVIMLAAAMVPGYDFRGGAISDLGVFPETALLFNASLILVGVLNLAGGYFFYRSHGKRWLLAVFALAGVGAIGAGLFPLDTGGLHGLSALLAFVFFNVQAIGSATRLGGVMRALAVLAGVLGLVFVVLMALGDGGNTAAFGPIGHGGTERMIVYPVMLWLVAFGGYLLGEREQATVSTR; via the coding sequence ATGACAGTGATCATGCTCGCGGCGGCGATGGTCCCCGGCTATGATTTCCGTGGGGGTGCCATCAGTGACCTCGGAGTGTTTCCCGAGACGGCACTCCTGTTCAACGCCTCGCTGATCTTGGTCGGCGTGCTGAATCTGGCAGGTGGATACTTCTTCTACCGCAGCCACGGGAAGCGCTGGCTCCTCGCGGTCTTCGCGCTGGCGGGCGTCGGTGCGATCGGCGCCGGCCTCTTCCCGCTGGACACCGGCGGCCTCCACGGCCTGTCGGCACTGCTCGCGTTCGTCTTCTTCAACGTGCAGGCCATCGGGAGCGCGACTCGCCTCGGCGGCGTCATGCGGGCACTGGCCGTCCTGGCTGGCGTGCTCGGACTCGTCTTCGTCGTGTTGATGGCGCTCGGTGACGGTGGGAACACCGCCGCGTTCGGCCCCATCGGGCACGGCGGCACCGAGCGGATGATCGTCTACCCCGTGATGCTCTGGCTGGTCGCCTTCGGCGGCTACCTGCTCGGGGAGCGCGAGCAGGCGACTGTCTCCACTCGGTAG
- a CDS encoding CPBP family intramembrane glutamic endopeptidase produces MSSTTSESRHPSRRDLSAPVVVGLFVALFGSPLLGRLDLPRWADATATRSFLANSLSTWVLVGLVLAIVLYWENRRLDSIGLRAPTRREAAVGLGAGVLGVVLGLLATGIAVVTLQLEQPETLSALSQLSLPVQLIIVVTAVVTEEILWRGYPIERLTEVTGSVWIAAAVSGIVFLAVHFPAWGLVGAIPQAVFTLVIVGVYVWSRNVVACMLAHGVINVVMILVLPALL; encoded by the coding sequence ATGTCCTCAACGACCAGTGAGAGCCGTCACCCCTCGCGTCGAGACCTCTCTGCCCCCGTCGTCGTCGGCTTGTTCGTCGCACTGTTCGGATCACCGCTGCTCGGTCGACTCGACCTGCCACGCTGGGCCGACGCGACCGCGACGCGGTCGTTTCTGGCGAACTCACTCTCGACCTGGGTTCTGGTCGGTCTGGTCCTCGCGATCGTGCTATACTGGGAGAACCGCCGACTGGATTCGATCGGACTCCGAGCACCGACTCGCAGGGAAGCAGCCGTCGGACTCGGTGCGGGCGTCCTTGGAGTCGTCCTCGGCCTGCTCGCGACCGGTATCGCCGTCGTGACACTGCAACTCGAGCAACCGGAAACGCTGTCGGCCCTCAGCCAGCTCTCGCTGCCGGTCCAGCTGATAATCGTCGTGACAGCCGTGGTCACCGAGGAGATCCTCTGGCGTGGCTACCCCATCGAACGCCTGACCGAGGTGACCGGCAGCGTCTGGATCGCTGCGGCTGTCAGTGGAATCGTCTTCCTCGCCGTCCACTTCCCTGCCTGGGGGCTGGTCGGTGCAATCCCGCAGGCAGTATTCACTCTCGTCATCGTGGGCGTCTACGTCTGGTCGCGGAACGTGGTGGCCTGTATGCTCGCCCATGGCGTCATCAACGTCGTCATGATTCTCGTGTTGCCAGCGCTTCTTTGA
- a CDS encoding CPBP family intramembrane glutamic endopeptidase: protein MSPTTTTPSFGRRFGMALLLGLPGIVALVGYIYVTTPPSAVPTGLSLPLLAVVSAVNPLLLLGIACLLGAYAAPRVGLRSYAIEGTGTDDSIWQHLRQEVGLAVGVGIIGGILIVVLDAALMPFVAQDLPQSAIGATRPTILTVLGYAPVRFLYGGITEELMLRFGLMSVLVFAGWRVTGRRADGPRPTVVWAAIVVAAVLFGLGHLPALAQAVALTPALVARTVLLNAVAGVLFGWLYWRYSLEAAMVSHASFHVPLLLLSVVQVALL, encoded by the coding sequence ATGTCCCCGACTACAACCACCCCCTCGTTCGGCCGTCGGTTCGGTATGGCCCTGCTGCTTGGCCTGCCTGGAATCGTGGCGCTCGTCGGCTACATCTACGTCACGACACCGCCGAGTGCCGTCCCGACCGGCCTGTCACTCCCGTTGCTCGCCGTCGTCTCGGCTGTCAACCCACTCTTGCTCCTTGGCATCGCGTGTCTGCTCGGCGCCTACGCAGCACCGCGGGTCGGACTGCGCTCGTACGCGATCGAGGGGACTGGCACCGACGACAGCATCTGGCAGCACCTCCGGCAAGAGGTCGGACTCGCTGTCGGGGTCGGTATTATCGGGGGTATCCTGATCGTCGTCCTCGACGCTGCGTTGATGCCGTTCGTTGCTCAGGACCTGCCACAGTCGGCGATCGGAGCGACGAGACCGACGATACTGACCGTCCTCGGGTACGCGCCCGTCCGATTTCTCTACGGCGGAATCACCGAGGAACTCATGCTCCGGTTCGGACTGATGTCGGTCCTCGTCTTCGCCGGCTGGCGCGTCACCGGCCGCCGTGCGGACGGCCCGCGACCGACTGTCGTCTGGGCAGCGATCGTCGTCGCCGCCGTCCTGTTCGGCCTGGGTCACCTCCCGGCACTCGCCCAGGCAGTCGCCCTCACACCGGCACTGGTCGCCCGGACGGTTCTGCTGAACGCGGTCGCCGGCGTCCTCTTTGGCTGGCTCTACTGGCGGTACAGTCTCGAGGCTGCGATGGTGTCTCACGCCTCGTTCCACGTCCCACTGTTGTTGCTCTCGGTCGTACAGGTCGCCCTGCTCTGA
- a CDS encoding CPBP family intramembrane glutamic endopeptidase, translated as MTSAVQLFGGALGALAFVDIARRWGGPYPERLPSTIERRRELLEVGVLFALTAGAVTYPILLFRDVLSYNPVFASIGGQTFGFVFLLGALTAVVVPAVLELGVHGRSLADLGFRRPVAWRPTLLLVGVGVLFGLAPLAFGFSGTESAAALLLGLYTPVFKEEFLFRGVLQTKLERVVTQERAWITSGVLFGLSHVPNDFFGFFWVADGGDPIIALGRLT; from the coding sequence ATGACTTCGGCAGTACAGCTCTTCGGGGGTGCGCTCGGAGCACTCGCGTTCGTCGACATCGCCCGCCGCTGGGGCGGGCCCTATCCGGAACGCCTGCCCTCGACAATCGAGCGTCGTCGCGAACTCCTCGAGGTCGGGGTTCTGTTTGCGCTGACAGCCGGCGCGGTCACGTACCCGATTTTGCTCTTCCGCGACGTGCTTTCCTACAACCCCGTGTTCGCCAGTATCGGCGGTCAGACGTTCGGGTTCGTGTTCCTGCTCGGTGCGCTGACAGCAGTCGTCGTTCCCGCAGTCCTCGAACTCGGCGTCCACGGTCGATCGCTCGCCGACCTGGGGTTTCGACGACCGGTCGCCTGGCGACCCACGCTTCTGTTGGTCGGCGTCGGTGTCCTCTTCGGTCTCGCACCACTCGCGTTCGGTTTCAGCGGGACCGAATCGGCCGCCGCACTGTTGCTCGGCCTCTACACGCCGGTGTTCAAAGAAGAATTTCTCTTCCGAGGTGTTCTTCAGACGAAACTCGAGCGGGTCGTCACCCAGGAGCGTGCGTGGATCACCTCGGGCGTCCTGTTCGGCCTCAGTCACGTGCCAAACGACTTCTTTGGCTTCTTCTGGGTGGCCGACGGCGGCGATCCGATCATCGCACTGGGACGACTGACATAG